A genomic segment from Maniola jurtina chromosome 9, ilManJurt1.1, whole genome shotgun sequence encodes:
- the LOC123868284 gene encoding uncharacterized protein LOC123868284 produces MLYEAFMAGVWSSLGSTAGKLSGTRIVVGDSYLIWAVLLVVMVLVNTWGCRCYLRSLDAATNSVAPTVISSASSYILSGIIGVLLFNEASSITWWLGTALIIQGLALVARQQK; encoded by the exons atgttgtatgagGCTTTTATGGCTGGTGTTTGGTCATCATTGGGTAGCACTGCTGGAAAACTATCTGGAACACGCATTGTTGTT GGTGATAGTTACCTAATATGGGCGGTTTTGCTTGTAGTTATGGTGCTAGTTAACACCTGGGGTTGCAGGTGTTACTTGCGCTCCCTGGATGCAGCTACCAACTCTGTTGCACCCACTGTCATATCTTCTGCATCTAGCTATATTTTATCT ggtATTATTGGCGTACTACTGTTCAATGAAGCCTCGTCTATCACATGGTGGCTGGGGACCGCACTCATCATACAAGGGTTGGCGCTAGTGGCGCGACAGCAAAAATGA